A stretch of the Verrucomicrobiia bacterium genome encodes the following:
- the mnmA gene encoding tRNA 2-thiouridine(34) synthase MnmA, with protein MTGMGGRRVLVGMSGGVDSSATAALLLAAGWEVVGVTLKLWPQDCASRAEDKCCGPQAVMDARSVCARLGIPYYLVDESDLFQKAVIGYFAQEYRAGRTPNPCVMCNQHLKFGVLLDRARQLGCDHIATGHFARLETDPVSGRTLLYRGRDRRKDQSYFLFSLRQDQLARAVFPLGERTKSETRDVARACALRTADKQESMEICFVPDNDYGKFLRDAGLVSPHRGEIVDTAGRTLGEHAGIEFYTVGQRRGLGLSGARPLYVVRLDAARNQVVVGPEEDLGRTEFEVKDCNWIAWEVPPAAIECVARIRYNHPGVGARVLPGPDGGATVRLHEPARAVTPGQACVFYGGDGDDQVLGGGWIRTSPPG; from the coding sequence ATGACGGGAATGGGCGGGCGCCGTGTGCTGGTCGGAATGAGTGGCGGGGTGGATTCCTCGGCCACGGCGGCCCTGTTGCTGGCGGCGGGCTGGGAGGTCGTCGGGGTCACCCTGAAGCTGTGGCCCCAGGACTGCGCAAGCCGCGCGGAGGACAAGTGCTGCGGCCCTCAGGCGGTGATGGACGCCCGAAGCGTCTGCGCACGCCTCGGCATTCCGTACTATCTCGTGGACGAATCCGACCTCTTCCAGAAGGCGGTGATCGGCTATTTCGCGCAGGAATACCGGGCCGGGCGCACCCCCAATCCCTGCGTGATGTGCAACCAGCACCTCAAGTTCGGGGTCCTCCTCGACCGGGCGCGCCAGTTGGGTTGCGACCATATTGCGACCGGCCATTTCGCACGACTGGAGACCGATCCGGTGTCCGGCCGGACCCTGCTGTACCGGGGCCGGGACCGCCGCAAGGATCAGAGCTACTTCCTGTTCAGCCTGCGGCAGGACCAACTCGCCCGGGCCGTGTTTCCGCTGGGGGAGCGCACCAAGTCCGAGACCCGCGACGTGGCGCGCGCGTGCGCCCTGCGGACGGCGGACAAGCAGGAAAGCATGGAAATCTGCTTCGTACCGGACAACGACTACGGGAAATTCCTGCGGGACGCGGGGCTGGTGAGCCCGCATCGCGGCGAGATCGTGGATACGGCCGGGCGCACCCTCGGGGAGCATGCGGGCATCGAGTTCTACACCGTCGGACAGCGGCGCGGCCTTGGGCTTTCCGGCGCCCGGCCGCTCTATGTGGTCCGGTTGGATGCCGCCCGAAACCAGGTCGTCGTGGGACCGGAGGAGGATCTGGGACGGACGGAGTTCGAGGTGAAGGACTGCAACTGGATTGCCTGGGAGGTCCCACCCGCAGCGATCGAGTGTGTGGCGAGAATTCGCTACAACCATCCTGGGGTGGGTGCCCGGGTTCTGCCCGGGCCGGACGGCGGAGCCACCGTCCGCTTGCACGAGCCGGCGCGGGCGGTGACGCCCGGACAGGCTTGTGTCTTTTACGGCGGGGATGGTGACGACCAGGTGCTGGGAGGTGGATGGATCCGCACGTCGCCGCCGGGGTGA
- a CDS encoding universal stress protein, translating to MKLLCGTDFSPNAAEAATTAALLAGRFGDDLILVHACAPPVDDGLTPDIWAPVEKALRGQLDAQAASLAAFAVPVETRLEPGHPVSVLERMVRPGRTRMIVLSSVGRVALARVLLGSTADRIAESAAAPTLVVRSTIPFREWADGKRPLRIFVATDGSAASDTALAFVRDWAAVGAVRVMLGYVAEASEDGTPKAIPGVAEAESTRQILERDLTERARLILGDTPFDVEVVLAPVGPPAVLIELAKEHRADLMVTGTHQRHGVRRLWHRSVSRALLSDSPMSVAVVPVESGGAPGPIPVLERVLVSTDLSPLGNRAIATACSLLPKGGTLRVVHALPAGGGRRSAPLSPGEHESRIRHLKSLLMRLVPCEAASKAILVQPVILEADQVAEALLAEALRFGAHAICLSSHGRSAAMSVLLGSVAQTVMRNSPVPVHLVPSPKA from the coding sequence ATGAAACTGCTTTGCGGCACGGATTTCAGCCCCAACGCGGCGGAGGCGGCCACGACGGCGGCCTTGCTGGCCGGACGCTTTGGAGATGACCTGATCCTGGTGCATGCGTGTGCTCCACCGGTGGACGACGGTCTCACGCCCGACATCTGGGCGCCGGTGGAGAAGGCACTCCGCGGGCAACTCGATGCGCAGGCGGCGTCCCTTGCTGCGTTTGCAGTGCCGGTCGAGACCCGGTTGGAGCCGGGGCATCCGGTCTCCGTCCTGGAGCGGATGGTCCGGCCCGGACGCACCCGGATGATCGTCCTGTCATCGGTTGGCCGGGTCGCCCTGGCGCGAGTGTTGCTCGGGAGCACGGCCGACCGGATCGCCGAATCCGCTGCCGCGCCCACCTTGGTGGTGCGCAGCACCATCCCGTTCCGGGAATGGGCGGATGGGAAGCGTCCGCTGCGGATTTTTGTCGCGACCGATGGATCGGCTGCGAGTGATACCGCGCTGGCCTTCGTGCGGGATTGGGCCGCCGTGGGGGCGGTTCGTGTGATGCTGGGGTATGTCGCCGAGGCCAGCGAGGACGGGACGCCAAAAGCAATCCCGGGTGTCGCCGAGGCGGAATCCACACGGCAGATCCTGGAGCGGGACTTGACGGAGCGCGCCCGATTGATTCTGGGGGACACTCCCTTTGATGTGGAAGTCGTGCTGGCGCCGGTGGGGCCTCCCGCGGTCCTGATCGAGCTGGCGAAGGAACACCGTGCCGACCTGATGGTGACCGGCACCCACCAGCGCCACGGCGTCCGGCGCCTCTGGCATCGTTCCGTGTCACGCGCCCTGCTGTCCGACAGCCCGATGAGCGTCGCGGTGGTTCCCGTGGAGTCCGGGGGCGCTCCGGGGCCGATCCCGGTGCTGGAGCGGGTACTGGTGTCCACCGACCTGTCGCCTCTCGGCAACCGCGCCATTGCCACCGCCTGTTCCCTGCTGCCGAAGGGAGGCACGTTGCGCGTCGTGCATGCGCTGCCCGCGGGGGGGGGCCGGCGGTCAGCCCCACTGTCCCCGGGTGAGCACGAGTCCCGGATTCGCCACCTCAAGTCCCTCCTGATGCGCCTGGTGCCATGCGAGGCCGCATCCAAGGCGATTCTGGTTCAGCCCGTCATCCTGGAGGCCGATCAGGTTGCCGAGGCCCTCCTCGCCGAGGCCCTTCGGTTTGGGGCACATGCCATCTGCCTCAGCAGCCACGGGCGGAGCGCCGCGATGAGCGTCCTGCTGGGGTCCGTCGCGCAGACGGTCATGAGGAACAGCCCGGTGCCCGTGCATCTGGTGCCATCCCCGAAGGCCTGA